The following proteins are co-located in the Osmia lignaria lignaria isolate PbOS001 chromosome 12, iyOsmLign1, whole genome shotgun sequence genome:
- the beta-Man gene encoding beta-mannosidase, which yields MSDNMQRDKPELLTAKEKKELEEMKKELLDMKMYETGYTYKHMKQILGVINESKNMANMSNDEKNVRKELLHSPNNCTRDVMPKTNLTQELEIQEHNDTSQSIHSYRPNRASPIREQMFAHGCSSPDLEPVMNESRNSMYRSKNVDAENMFVKLQDNSNTRDNYIHNMNRYISLKSKSSLQDSDIINSIQMKMDTHSECEQKLDSWQINPLDSYVSENDVPLQEPNRPVVQDRMPFRLCKEARTPEMLEKLLPALNIHLKETAELWHSWHRTTDTKFQWGSPIQVGLTKDSSNRKLLTNSKTEQNQMENMNKRNSERANKRKSTLVLSSSNTEQCSNDEDEKIVKRPKIRSQEDINKVLYSYRDDCPVISGENDQNLTNDNVNKDFDNVEIDNCEIEPTRKAEERLSPELVPLYPRRIMPPNVRKTINKKKEHTNVTPTCSLAHSSSETQSAISSTSKENNNILTDEEILIELEKDNIRDNIKTTLENVKIKPLPIKGLSRRLKNQCMVLEQIKLDEQKQIEVVEKEAKRKEIEERKKREKFYKKQVNEMQKREKQKEEEEKFREEKSKKWKNVVDMKYQKKNNKNNKETLENIQDGNKLYETMEENELLQDNDTFEIEGVEVVENDSTNNIDCPICNKSFPTDEIETHAAGCEQYITENEYENTSHLKNKTIPMNSNNSEILECNVCSKFKTTSGIDYEDHVNKCLLRHEEQSVQGKIMAHDKRDEITFPATVPGGIYTDLNKANIIPDNFITNNDIKNRWVGNQSVIYNKNFYVNDALLSAPKVILIFHGVDTFATIFLNNEKVAETSNMFLQYTFDVKHYLKKGENLLQVSFSSAVKIAESLYNEQASKYIIPPVCVPNDYNGECHVNHIRKMQASFSWDWGPAFPSMGIWKGVELIPINEIYITDVTTDIYKEEDFWNIVITVLIDSTSQKSDQPIPCHIFSVLRINEQLSVYNSTNFDISTKNEHLETTVLLKVPTKFIDNWWPNGYGNQTLYSLNITAFTPTDIKKKTVRIGFRTVELVQKPLEKGLSFYFQINGVPMFAKGSNFIPASIFPELSAKPETIEHLLTSVKQANMNMLRVWGGGLYESELFYDLADKYGIMIWQDFMFACGMYPTAPEFLKSVKEEVIQNVRRLKNHPSIVVWAGNNENEAALYGNWYGTGTKPVYKTDYIKLYVDVIKKTVNQLDLTRPFVESSPSNGLYTEQYNYIGEDPYSNFYGDVHYYNYINNGWDVHQYPRSRFSSEYGFQSLPSIYTMLPVVEKLDDLNLDSDFMKHREHLPLGISYLKTLISQNFKLPETQNNVTDFIYYIYLSQINQAVSVKIQTEFYRQSMSELNEIGEGMTMGALYWQLNDVWQAPSWSSIDINGRWKMLHYYAAEFFAPIIVTYYVRNMDLSFYIVSDKLHPITNTTLEVNLYTTNSMKPIKSYTYYNITIKANAVTKIHQNLLKHSWILNSTLLSECQYGNSGKNNCITTLTLKDKTGSEIAPRNYIYPTGVFKTAALPIANVSVTVNNYHLPGKYFNYPDIEFELTTNNITFFVWLETSNICGHFSENGFHMFESNKKIVFHACEAITPKIFKENLNITTLSDININKKMSILL from the exons ATGTCAGACAATATGCAACGAGATAAACCTGAATTATTAACAgccaaagaaaagaaagaactagaagaaatgaagaaagaacTTTTAG ATATGAAGATGTATGAAACAGGGTATACATACAAGCATATGAAACAAATTCTAGGTGTTATAAATGAATCTAAAAATATGGCAAATATGTCAAATGATGAAAAAAATGTACGAAAG GAGTTATTACATTCTCCTAATAATTGTACCCGAGATGTAATGCCCAAGACAAATTTAACTCAAGAATTGGAAATTCAAGAACATAACGATACATCTCAATCAATACATTCGTATAGACCTAATCGTGCATCTCCCATAAGAGAACAAATGTTTGCTCATGGTTGTAGCAGTCCTGATCTTGAACCTGTCATGAATGAATCAAGAAACTCTATGTACAGAAGCAAAAATGTAGACGCTGAAAATATGTTTGTTAAATTACAAGATAATTCAAATACAAGAGATAATTATATTCATAACATGAATAGATATATTTCATTGAAGTCAAAAAGCTCTTTACAAGATTCTGATATTATAAATAGTATACAAATGAAAATGGATACACATTCTGAATGCGAGCAGAAATTGGATAGCTGGCAAATTAATCCACTCGATTCGTATGTTAGCGAAAATGATGTGCCTTTGCAAGAACCGAATCGGCCTGTTGTTCAAGATCGCATGCCATTTAGATTATGCAAAGAAGCACGGACACCCGAGATGCTTGAAAAATTACTGCCTGCATTAAACATTCATTTGAAAGAAACGGCAGAATTGTGGCATAGTTGGCATCGTACTACCGATACTAAGTTTCAGTGGGGGTCACCCATTCAG GTGGGGCTTACTAAAGATAGTtcgaatagaaaattattaacaaatagTAAGACTGAACAAAATCAAATGGAAAACATGAACAAACGTAATAGTGAACGAGCTAATAAACGTAAATCAACTTTGGTTTTGTCTTCTTCTAATACAGAACAGTGTAGCAATGATGAAGATGAGAAAATAGTTAAAAGACCGAAAATTCGATCACAGGAAGACATAAACAAAGTATTGTATTCGTACAGAGATGACTGCCCTGTTATCAGCGGTGAAAACGATCAAAATTTAACCAATGATAATGTTAACAAAGATTTTGATAATGTAGAAATTGATAATTGTGAAATAGAACCTACAAGAAAAGCCGAGGAACGTTTATCTCCGGAATTAGTGCCCTTATATCCAAGAAGAATTATGCCTCCAAATGTTAGAAaaactattaataaaaagaaggaacataCTAACGTAACGCCCACCTGTTCATTAGCACATAGTAGCAGTGAAACGCAAAGTGCCATAAGTTCAACGTCCAAAGAGAATAATAATATACTTACTGATGAAGAAATTCTTATAGAATTAGAAAAGGATAATATCCGTGATAATATTAAAACAACATTAGAGAATGTAAAAATTAAACCACTACCAATTAAAGGTCTTTCACGAAGATTAAAGAACCAATGTATGGTTTTGGAGCAAATTAAGCTTGACGAACAAAAACAAATAGAAGTTGTAGAAAAAGAggctaaaagaaaagaaattgaagaaaggaaaaagagagaaaaattttataaaaaacaagttaatgaaatgcaaaaaagggagaaacaaaaagaagaggaagagaagttcagagaagaaaagagcaaaaaatggaaaaatgtagTAGATATGAAgtatcaaaagaaaaataacaaaaataataaagaaacattAGAAAACATACAAGATGGAAATAAACTTTATGAAACAATGGAGGAAAACGAATTGTTGCAG GACAATGATACTTTTGAAATTGAAGGCGTGGAAGTTGTAGAGAATGATTCAACAAATAATATAGACTGTCCTATATGTAATAAATCTTTTCCGACTGATGAAATAGAAACACATGCTGCTGGATGTGAACAATATATAACTGAAAACGAATATGAAAATACttcacatttaaaaaataaaacgatacCAATGAATAGTAATAACTCTGAAATTCTTGAATGTAATGTTTGTTCAAAGTTTAAAACAACTAGTGGAATAGATTATGAAGACCATGTTAATAAATGTTTACTAAGACATGAAGAACAATCGGTTCAgg gTAAAATTATGGCTCATGACAAAAGGGATG AGATTACATTTCCTGCAACTGTACCAGGTGGAATATACACAGATTTGaataaagcaaatattataccagacaattttattacaaataatgatataaaaaatCGTTGGGTTGGTAATCAGTCAGTtatctataataaaaatttttatg TTAATGATGCTTTACTAAGTGCCCCTAAAGTAATACTCATCTTTCATGGTGTGGATACATTtgctacaatttttttaaataatgaaaaagttgcaGAAACATCAAATATGTTTTTGCAATATACATTTGATGTAAAACATTACTTAAAA aagGGAGAAAATTTGCTACAAGTTTCCTTTTCTTCTGCTGTTAAAATAGCTGAATCATTATACAATGAGCAAGCATCAAAATATATTATTCCCCCAGTATGTGTTCCAAATGATTACAATGGAGAATGTCATGTAAATCACATAAGAAAAATGCAAGCAAGTTTCTCTTGGGACTGGGGTCCAGCCTTTCCATCAATGGGCATATG GAAAGGTGTAGAATTAATTCCCATAAATGAGATTTATATCACTGATGTTACAACAGATATTTATAAAGAGGAAGATTTTTGGAACATTGTAATAACAGTATTAATTGATAGTACTTCTCAAAAAAGTGATCAACCTATACCTTGTCATATCTTTTCCGTACTTCGTATCAATGAACAATTAAGCGTTTATAATTCTACTAATTTTGATATAAGTACGAAAAATGAACATCTAGAAACAACTGTTCTTCTTAAAGTCCCTACA AAATTTATAGATAACTGGTGGCCAAATGGTTATGGCAATCAAACTCTTTATTCATTAAATATAACTGCATTTACACCTACTGATATAAAGAAGAAAACAGTTAGAATTGGATTCAGAACAGTAGAACTTGTACAAAAACCTCTTGAGAAGGGATTGagcttttattttcaaataaatggtGTACCAATGTTTGCAAAGGGTAGCAATTTCATTCCAGCTAGCATCTTTCCTGAGCTAAGTGCTAAACCAGAAACAattgaacatttattaacatcTGTTAAACAAGCAAATATGAATATGCTTAGAGTATGGGGTGGTGGTCTATatgaatctgaattattttatgATCTGGCTGATAAATATGGAATCATGATTTGGCAAGATTTTATGTTTGCATGTGGAATGTATCCTACTGCACCAGAATTTCTTAAATCAGTTAAGGAAGAAGTAATACAAAATGTACGAAGATTAAAAAATCATCCCAGCATTGTTGTCTGGGctggaaacaatgaaaatgaggCAGCTTTGTATGGAAATTGGTATGGAACTGGAACTAAACCAGTATACAAAACCGATTATATCAAACTTTATGTAGATGTGATCAAAAAGACAGTGAATCAATTAGATTTAACGCGACCCTTTGTAGAATCTAGTCCTAGCAATGGATTATATACAGAGCAGTATAATTATATTGGAGAAGATCCATATTCAAATTTCTATGGAGAtg TTCATTACTACAATTATATCAATAATGGATGGGATGTACACCAATATCCCCGTTCAAGATTTTCATCCGAATATGGATTTCAATCACTGCCATCAATTTATACTATGTTACCAGTTGTAGAAAAATTGGATGATTTAAATTTAGACAGTGACTTTATGAAACATCGTGAACACTTGCCATTAGGAATATCATATTTAAAGACTCTTATTTCCCAGAATTTTAAATTACCTGAGACTCAAAATAACGTAACTGAttttatatactatatatatttAAGTCAGATTAATCAGGCAGTATCTGTAAAAATACAAACAGAGTTCTACCGACAATCAATGTCGGAATTAAACGAAATTGGAGAAGGAATGACAATGGGTGCTTTATATTGGCAATTAAACGATGTTTGGCAAGCTCCATCTTGGTCTTCTATAG ATATTAATGGACGATGGAAGATGCTTCATTATTATGCTGCAGAGTTTTTTGCACCTATTATAGTTACTTATTATGTTAGAAATATggatctttcattttatatcgtttcTGACAAATTACATCCAATAACAAATACTACTTTGGAAGTGAATCTTTATACAACAAATAGTATGAAACCCATAAAATCATATACTTACTATAACATAACTATA AAAGCAAATGCAGTAACaaaaattcatcaaaatttACTTAAACATTCATGGATATTGAACTCCACATTACTTAGCGAATGTCAATATGGTAATAGTGGCAAAAATAATTGCATTACGACACTTACCTTAAAGGACAAAACTGGATCTGAAATAGCTCCAAGGAATTACATATATCCAACTGGTGTTTTCAAAACTGCTGCATTACCAATTGCAAATGTTTCT GTCACAGTGAACAATTATCATTTACctggaaaatattttaattatccagACATCGAGTTTGAGTTAACTACAAACAACATAACATTTTTTGTATGGTTGGAGACGAGCAATATTTGTGGTCATTTCTCAGAAAATGGTTTTCATATGtttgaaagtaataaaaagaTCGTCTTCCATGCATGTGAAGCAATTACaccaaaaatatttaaagaaaatttaaacattACTACTCTTtctgatataaatataaataagaagATGTCAATTttactgtaa
- the Sec10 gene encoding exocyst complex component Sec10 has protein sequence MMQQYMKELEQDPFDPEEFVERLAWRTVNDTVKDSGKTFFDPTIVHETFLQAIKDLQILQERQQKKCDKLEAALKDEEARHMLEILELQEKNKHSIDLFHQLDERINLVATKVLHLGDQLESVNTPRARAVEAQKLMKHFSDFLSPGPLTDPIFTDKSSLDEAADVIQKLHLISQELPSEKFEHAKKKIAVKYDEIERNLIEEFVRAHNREDASRMKELASVLAHFKGYSQCIDAFIEQSQMGSFGGKDVFQDVIPMCTKYNKLMQQVFTNPEQVMAKFVLNIYHLRLQKYAVAKLADKTDPDKYLKNLYDLYTRTVKLSTELKIFNMGTDDTYLAKLTRNIFQKYLDTYIIIETKAFREKSAALLIEYYESKNHQKKQLQTGGFQELRRDLQAVLGARTNINIAQIENYGGETFLSEELAIALLQRSKLAFQRCQLLSKPDDIPVNVLQILEILLQYLISEHVDYALELGLQSVPIPESRTQPEIHFFNVVKQCNAIVRLLEEQFNDSVLPLVISTPKHGDCKLKKKVVLEQIEMKLETGLDRSINAIIGWVKVYLQNEQRKTDFKPESDVDTLSTPACLTVVQYVTGMIRHIRNTLDGKNLNNVLTELGVRFHKVIYDHLQQFQFNSAGAMCAICDMNEYRKCVKELEVDLVTSLFDTLHALCNLLLVKPENLKQVCTGDQLATLDRNVLVNFIQLRTDYKTQKLANCLKGLAT, from the exons ATGATGCAACAATACATGAAGGAATTAGAAcag GATCCCTTTGATCCAGAAGAATTTGTTGAAAGACTTGCTTGGAGGACAGTCAATGATACTGTGAAAGACAGTGGGAAAACATTTTTTGATCCCACAATAGTGCATGAAACATTTTTACAAGCAATTAAAGATTTGCAAATTCTCCAGGAACGTCAACAGAAGAAGTGTGATAAATTGGAAGCAGCATTAAAAGATGAGGAAGCAAGACATATGCTCGAAATACTTGAAttacaagaaaaaaataaacattctaTTGATTTGTTTCATCAATTAGATGAAAGAATAAATCTTGTAGCTACTAAGGTTTTGCATTTAGGGGATCAGTTGGAAAGTGTTAATACGCCAAGGGCTAGAGCTGTAGAGGCTcagaaattaatgaaacatttctcAGATTTCTTAAGTCCTGGTCCTTTAACAGATCCAATATTCACAGATAAGTCATCG TTAGACGAAGCAGCTGATGTGATACAAAAGCTTCATCTTATTTCACAAGAATTGCCATCTGAAAAATTCGAACATGCAAAGAAAAAGATTGCTGTTAAATATgatgaaattgaaagaaatcttATAGAAGAATTTGTTAGAGCCCACAATAGAGAAGATGCTAGTCGTATGAAAGAGTTAGCATCAGTTTTAGCACATTTTAAAGGATATTCTCAATGTATCGATGCATTTATAGAACAAAGTCAAATGGGTTCATTTGGTGGAAAGGATGTTTTCCAAGATGTAATACCTATGtgtacaaaatataataaattaatgcaacAGGTATTTACAAATCCTGAACAGGTAATGGCAAAGTTTGTGTTAAATATCTATCACTTAAGGCTTCAAAAGTATGCAGTTGCTAAATTGGCAGACAAAACAGATCCTGATAAATATCTGAAGAATTTGTATGATTTGTATACAAGAACTGTGAAATTATCAAcagaattgaaaatatttaatatggGTACTGATGATACATATCTTGCAAAACTTACtagaaatatatttcaaaaatatttagacACTTATATTAT CATTGAAACAAAAGCATTTCGAGAAAAATCAGCAGCTCTTCTTATTGAATACTATGAATCTAAAAATCACCAGAAGAAGCAATTACAGACTGGTGGTTTTCAAGAATTGAGAAGAGATCTACAAGCTGTTTTAGGCGCAAGGACTAACATAAATATTGCTCAGATAGAGAATTATGGTGGAGAGACATTTTTATCAGAGGAACTTGCAATTGCTTTATTACAAAGAAGTAAACTAGCTTTCCAAAGGTGTCAGTTGCTGTCAAAACCTGATGATATACCAGTAAATGTATTACAAATTTTGGAAATCTTACTGCAGTATTTAATAAGTGAACACGTTGATTATGCATTGGAATTAGGTTTACAAAGCGTACCAATTCCTGAAAGTAGAACACAGCCTGAAATACATTTCTTCAATGTGGTAAAACAATGTAATGCAATTGTACGTCTTTTGGAAGAACAGTTTAACGACAGTGTATTACCTCTTGTTAT atCGACTCCAAAGCATGGTGATTGTaagttaaaaaagaaagttgTATTAGaacaaattgaaatgaaattagaaacaGGATTAGATAGAAGCATAAATGCTATTATTGGTTGGGTGAAAGTATATTTACAAAATGAACAACGGAAAACTGACTTTAAACCAGAAAGTGATGTAGATACTTTAAGTACACCAGCTTGTTTGACAGTAGTTCAATATGTTACTGGAATGATTCGACATATTCGAAATACCTTGGAtgggaaaaatttaaataacgttCTAACCGAACTCGGAGTACGATTTCACAAAGTTATTTATGATCATTTACAGCAATTTCAGTTTAATTCTGCTGGCGCAATGTGTGCGATTTGCGATATGAACGAATATCGAAAATGTGTTAAAGAACTTGAAGTTGATCTTGTTACCTCCTTGTTTGATACTTTACACGCTCTCTGTAATTTACTGCTAGTTAAGCCAGAAAACTTAAAGCAAGTTTGTACAGGAGATCAACTG gcAACATTAGATCGTAATGTTTTGGTGAATTTTATACAATTGAGAACTGACTATAAAACCCAGAAATTAGCTAATTGTTTAAAGGGTTTAGCTACATAA